Proteins found in one Candidatus Tisiphia endosymbiont of Beris chalybata genomic segment:
- the rsmA gene encoding 16S rRNA (adenine(1518)-N(6)/adenine(1519)-N(6))-dimethyltransferase RsmA: MLPSIAQHASKHRLLPLKKYGQNFIFDNSLCDKIVRVSGLKENERVLEVGAGSAGLTRAILSKAPASLTVIECDPRCIPLLEEVKEVYPNLNIIHGDACKLDLLSLVTNKINIISNLPYQIGTGLVIKWLKQLTLITSMTLMLQREVVDRICGVAGTKSYGRLSIICQLLCSVEKCFDVGPKSFYPPPQVYSSIVKLTPLVHLLPNKLIEAVEQITKFAFGERRKMIKTSLKKLTPKIDDLLAELKINPCSRAENLLPQDYLSLAKLYLKD, encoded by the coding sequence ATATTACCTTCTATTGCCCAGCATGCAAGCAAACATAGGCTGCTTCCTTTGAAGAAATATGGGCAGAATTTTATTTTTGACAATAGTTTATGTGATAAAATAGTACGAGTTAGTGGATTAAAAGAAAATGAGAGAGTATTAGAAGTGGGAGCCGGTAGCGCAGGGCTAACTAGAGCAATTTTATCCAAAGCCCCTGCTTCTTTAACCGTTATTGAATGTGATCCCAGGTGTATTCCTTTGCTTGAAGAGGTAAAGGAAGTATATCCTAATTTAAATATTATTCATGGCGATGCTTGCAAGCTTGATTTGCTATCTCTAGTTACCAACAAAATAAATATTATCTCGAATTTACCTTATCAAATTGGCACAGGACTGGTAATTAAGTGGTTAAAACAATTAACTTTAATAACTAGCATGACTTTAATGCTGCAAAGAGAGGTAGTAGATAGAATATGTGGGGTAGCTGGGACAAAATCTTATGGGAGATTATCAATAATATGTCAGCTACTTTGCTCTGTGGAAAAATGTTTTGATGTAGGGCCGAAGTCTTTTTATCCCCCCCCACAAGTTTACTCAAGCATAGTAAAACTTACGCCGCTTGTCCATCTGCTACCTAATAAATTAATAGAAGCAGTAGAACAAATTACTAAATTCGCTTTTGGTGAAAGGCGTAAAATGATTAAAACATCTTTAAAAAAATTGACCCCTAAAATAGATGATTTGCTAGCAGAACTCAAAATTAATCCTTGCTCTAGAGCAGAAAATCTATTACCGCAAGATTACTTATCCTTAGCAAAATTATATTTAAAAGATTGA
- a CDS encoding SurA N-terminal domain-containing protein — MNKIFCLVIIVLNITMAKAELPNIVALVNNAPITLNEFQARKHMIMALNDIRNLSSEQEHQLDSVVMKGLIDEALLSQTTQNKISEGEVKEAISTIEQRHKMSRGQLIEFLKSKGVDIDSYKSQIRAEIIKTHILSGLTKSITVSPKEINTIILAANEKDAEISAQIFTSKNKEARTLQRMYNLQKRLKNCDTVKQSLYSDFATVETINQKLSDLDSTMQTILRDLNIEEKSSVFETKDGFKIILMCNKKVLNITPDESNYILNFLTNKKISQKAQKFLDDLHKKAYIKIMLPL, encoded by the coding sequence ATGAACAAAATATTTTGTTTAGTTATTATTGTTCTTAACATAACTATGGCAAAAGCCGAATTACCTAACATAGTTGCTTTGGTTAATAATGCGCCAATCACTTTAAATGAATTTCAAGCACGAAAACATATGATTATGGCACTCAATGATATTAGAAATCTAAGCAGTGAGCAGGAGCATCAACTAGATTCAGTTGTAATGAAAGGCCTAATAGATGAAGCGTTATTATCTCAAACTACACAAAATAAAATTTCTGAAGGTGAAGTAAAGGAAGCGATCAGTACTATAGAACAGCGTCATAAGATGTCCCGCGGCCAATTAATAGAATTTTTAAAAAGTAAAGGTGTTGATATTGATAGCTATAAATCCCAAATTAGGGCAGAAATTATCAAAACGCATATTTTATCTGGCTTAACAAAATCTATTACTGTTAGTCCTAAAGAGATTAATACTATTATCTTAGCAGCTAACGAAAAGGATGCAGAAATATCAGCCCAAATTTTTACTTCAAAAAATAAAGAGGCTAGAACCTTACAAAGAATGTATAATTTACAAAAACGTCTTAAAAATTGCGATACAGTGAAGCAATCTCTATATAGCGATTTTGCTACCGTAGAAACTATTAATCAAAAGCTAAGTGATTTAGATTCTACCATGCAAACCATCCTTAGAGATCTTAATATAGAAGAAAAAAGTAGTGTGTTTGAAACAAAAGATGGATTTAAAATAATATTAATGTGTAATAAAAAAGTACTAAATATTACGCCTGACGAAAGTAATTATATATTAAACTTTCTAACTAACAAAAAAATATCCCAGAAGGCACAAAAATTTTTGGATGACCTACATAAAAAAGCTTATATCAAAATAATGTTGCCGTTGTGA
- the rpsD gene encoding 30S ribosomal protein S4: MTKIISSKYKASRRLGVSLWGDNKDSYNTRNYRPGQHGQNTMIKTSDYGLHLKAKQKLKCYYGRVNEKQFRNTFALALKMKGNTGENFIGLLERRLDAVIYRMNLAPTIFAARQFVTHGHIKINGQKVDIPSIKLKEGDVIELRDSAKQIPVIVEASSKQARTVPSYLVMDPSALSGKFLRIPLISDVPYPFEPEVHLIVELYSR, translated from the coding sequence GTGACAAAAATTATTAGTTCTAAATATAAAGCCAGTAGAAGACTCGGAGTAAGCCTGTGGGGGGATAATAAGGATTCCTATAATACACGGAATTATCGTCCTGGGCAGCATGGGCAAAATACCATGATCAAAACTTCTGATTATGGTTTGCATTTAAAGGCCAAACAAAAGCTAAAATGTTATTATGGTCGCGTTAATGAGAAGCAGTTTAGGAATACTTTTGCCCTTGCACTGAAAATGAAAGGCAATACCGGAGAAAATTTTATTGGCTTACTAGAAAGAAGACTAGATGCAGTGATTTATAGGATGAATCTTGCCCCCACTATCTTTGCAGCCCGCCAATTTGTTACTCATGGACATATTAAAATTAATGGTCAAAAGGTTGATATACCGAGTATAAAATTGAAAGAAGGGGATGTTATTGAATTACGCGATTCTGCAAAACAAATTCCTGTAATAGTCGAAGCATCAAGCAAACAAGCAAGGACAGTGCCTAGTTACTTAGTTATGGATCCTTCTGCATTATCTGGTAAATTCCTCAGGATTCCATTAATTTCTGA